CTTTGCCACCATGCGGACCATGGGGTATCTGGGCTTGCTTCTATCGGCGGGGGTGCTTTTTGGCTTTGTGCTGACCTACTACCGCGTGCCGCAGCAATTCACCGAGCTTTTTCTGAGCTTCGATCTTTCGCCCTATGTGGTGCTGACCATTGTGTTGATCTTTTACATCGTGCTGGGGATGTTCCTTGAACCTGTCTCGATGACCTTCATCACCCTGCCCACGATCTTTCCGCTGATGGCCGCCGCCGGGTTCGACCTTATCTGGTTTGGGGTGGTCTATACGATCACCATGGAGATTGCGGTGCTCACGCCACCTGTGGGGCTCAATCTCTATGTCATCCAAGGGATTGGGCGCGGGCAGGTCAGCATTGGCGATGTGATCATTGGCTGCCTGCCGTTCATCGGGGCGCTTGTTCTCTTGATTGTCCTTCTCATCCTCATGCCGGAGATTGCGTTGTGGTTGCCCGAACAGATGCGCTGATTGCGCGCAACGGCCTTAGCTATCGGCGGGCGGGGGCGGGCACGCCGCTGGTGTTGGTGCATGGCTATCTGGGCGGGTCGGCGCAATGGCAGGCCGAGATTGCCCGCTTTTCCGACCGCTTTGATGTGATTGCCCCTGATCTGCCGGGCTATGCCGGGTCAGCGGGCCTGCCGCCTGCGAAACGTATCGCCACATTCGGCGCGGCGGTGGTCGAGCTTTTGGACGAGCTGGGGCTGGGGCAGATCACTCTTTTGGGGCATTCCATGGGCGGTATGATCGTGCAGGAAATAGCCGCCACCCATCCTGACCGGATCGCGCGGCTGATCCTCTATGGCACAGGGCCCTTGGGGGCCATGCCGGATCGGTTCGAGCCGCTCGACACCTCGCGGGCACGGATCCGCTGCGATGGTGTGGCCCAGACGATCCGGCGGATCGGGGCCACGTGGTTTCGCAAAGGGGCCGCGGCGCAGGGGTTCGAGATTGTGGCCGAACTGGGCGCGCAGGCCACCGAGGCCGCAGCGCTGGCGGGGCTTGACGCGATGAGCGATTGGGATGGGCGCGGCGCGCTTGGCCGCCTGACCATGCCGACCCTCGTGCTTTGGGGTGACGGCGATCGGTCCTATCGCTGGCCGCAGGTCGAAACCCTCTGGCAGGGGCTGCCCGATGCCGTGCTGGCCGTGGTGCCGGGCACCGCCCATGCGGTGCATCTGGAAAAGCCGAGCCTCTTTCACGCGCTGGTCGAGGATTTCGTTGGGGGGTGACACGCACTGCCCTCCCTTGCGGCACCCTCCCATTCCATCCACAATATATTGCTTCCCCCCTCAACAAATAGCTTTACAGGCGGCGCTAAACCTCGCACCATATATTGTATGGACGAGGGGAATGGCCCCCGTCCGTAGAGCAGGCACCTAGCGCTAGGGGTGCAACGCCACCCCCGCGCTACAGCAAATGAGGCGGCGCCATGGCACTTTCCGAGCAGTTCTTGCATGACGACATACACCCCATTGATATTGTTGAACATATTGCAGAGCACCATGACTGGGAGTTCGACCGCATCGGCGACGATCAGATTGCCATGGCTGTTGAAGGCCAGTGGCGCACCTATTCCTTGACCCTCGCGTGGTCCGGCTATGACGAGACCCTGCGTCTTGTCTGCACCTTCGATATGGAGCCGCCCGCCGAGAAACTGCCCGTGCTCTTTGAAATCCTCAATGAAATCAATGATGAGTGCTGGGC
The nucleotide sequence above comes from Roseovarius mucosus. Encoded proteins:
- a CDS encoding alpha/beta fold hydrolase; its protein translation is MVARTDALIARNGLSYRRAGAGTPLVLVHGYLGGSAQWQAEIARFSDRFDVIAPDLPGYAGSAGLPPAKRIATFGAAVVELLDELGLGQITLLGHSMGGMIVQEIAATHPDRIARLILYGTGPLGAMPDRFEPLDTSRARIRCDGVAQTIRRIGATWFRKGAAAQGFEIVAELGAQATEAAALAGLDAMSDWDGRGALGRLTMPTLVLWGDGDRSYRWPQVETLWQGLPDAVLAVVPGTAHAVHLEKPSLFHALVEDFVGG
- a CDS encoding YbjN domain-containing protein translates to MALSEQFLHDDIHPIDIVEHIAEHHDWEFDRIGDDQIAMAVEGQWRTYSLTLAWSGYDETLRLVCTFDMEPPAEKLPVLFEILNEINDECWAGAFTWWAEQKLMVYRYGLVLAGGQVASPEQIDTMLHAAVSSAERYYPALQLAIWGDQSPRDAMQVAIAEAFGRA